A single window of Microplitis demolitor isolate Queensland-Clemson2020A chromosome 7, iyMicDemo2.1a, whole genome shotgun sequence DNA harbors:
- the LOC103575330 gene encoding probable cyclin-dependent serine/threonine-protein kinase DDB_G0292550 isoform X1: MTSREYEDTILTCPLDPSHRIMKSGMQKHVIKCLKNNKLTDKKICLYNPLHIINANEMEQHYTECESYASVQVQQLDLNDRKNYSGIISFEEVTDQLTKAFEAFGSTNNNVDRFHSIDGPGYDPIQTNINKPLYRSLDCESKSKKKQFRMIERQRHAASSAQGSNEWHHGTEQNDNHESLEHKPMSSKSTLMTNNDYQDENDEHNGNIDEDRIQFNVYSSDNGLTNENKNETSKDESTKKFENKSCSTGRFENLSDENNHGSLVDQMEFTLVSKKTSKGAIKKKMMKNQPEVTNQNKPGSQRKSNQISKEAAERSVNKPTNQRNSSFNRNTNPGPLSSCNIIGGRGIIHAGPSNPGRSNPGPPRSQNIIGGRGIVHSLQRQRPGPRDD, encoded by the exons ATGACGTCGAGAGAGTATGAAGATACCATTTTAACATGTCCATTAGATCCAAGTCATCGCATTATGAAAAGTGGTATGCAAAAACATGTAATAAagtgtttgaaaaataataagttgacagataaaaaaatctgcCTTTATAATCCACTGCATATAATTAATGCTAATGAGATGGAG CAACACTATACAGAATGTGAAAGTTACGCGAGTGTTCAAGTTCAACAGTTGGATTTAAATGACAGAAAAAACTATTCGGGTATTATTTCATTTGAAGAAGTAACGGACCAACTTACAAAAGCTTTTGAGGCTTTTGGTAGTACAAATAATAACGTTGATCGTTTT CATTCTATTGATGGGCCTGGATACGATCCTATCCAGACGAATATTAATAAACCTTTGTACCGTTCTTTGGATTGTGAgtctaaatctaaaaaaaagcaattccGGATGATTGAAAGACAACGACATGCGGCAAGTTCAGCTCAAGGAAGTAATGAATGGCATCac gggACGGAACAAAATGACAATCATGAAAGTTTGGAACATAAACCAATGAGTAGTAAAAGTACATTAATGACCAACAATGATTATCAGGACGAAAATGATGAACACAACGGAAATATCGACGAAGATCGAATtcaatttaatgtttattcATCTGACAATGGACtgacaaatgaaaataaaaatgaaacttcAAAAGAtgaatcaacaaaaaaattcgaaaataaatCTTGTTCTACCGGTAGATTCGAGAATCTATCAGACGAGAATAATCATGGTAGTCTCGTTGATCAAATGGAATTTACCTTGGTTTCCAAAAAAACATCTAAAGGGGCAATCAAAAAGAAGATGATGAAAAACCAGCCGGAAGTTACTAATCAAAACAAACCAGGATCTCAGCGAAAAAGCAATCAAATTTCGAAGGAAGCAGCTGAAAGGTCTGTTAATAAACCCACCAATCAGAGGAACTCATCATTTAATAGAAATACCAATCCTGGTCCATTAAGTTCTTGTAATATAATCGGTGGACGGGGTATTATTCATGCTGGTCCTTCTAATCCTGGACGTTCCAATCCTGGTCCTCCAAGATCTCAAAATATAATAGGTGGACGGGGCATTGTTCATTCTTTACAGCGTCAACGACCAGGACCTAGAGATGATTAA
- the LOC103575330 gene encoding probable cyclin-dependent serine/threonine-protein kinase DDB_G0292550 isoform X2 yields the protein MIIAVSNVISQHYTECESYASVQVQQLDLNDRKNYSGIISFEEVTDQLTKAFEAFGSTNNNVDRFHSIDGPGYDPIQTNINKPLYRSLDCESKSKKKQFRMIERQRHAASSAQGSNEWHHGTEQNDNHESLEHKPMSSKSTLMTNNDYQDENDEHNGNIDEDRIQFNVYSSDNGLTNENKNETSKDESTKKFENKSCSTGRFENLSDENNHGSLVDQMEFTLVSKKTSKGAIKKKMMKNQPEVTNQNKPGSQRKSNQISKEAAERSVNKPTNQRNSSFNRNTNPGPLSSCNIIGGRGIIHAGPSNPGRSNPGPPRSQNIIGGRGIVHSLQRQRPGPRDD from the exons ATGATTATTGCAGTAAGTAATGTTATAAGC CAACACTATACAGAATGTGAAAGTTACGCGAGTGTTCAAGTTCAACAGTTGGATTTAAATGACAGAAAAAACTATTCGGGTATTATTTCATTTGAAGAAGTAACGGACCAACTTACAAAAGCTTTTGAGGCTTTTGGTAGTACAAATAATAACGTTGATCGTTTT CATTCTATTGATGGGCCTGGATACGATCCTATCCAGACGAATATTAATAAACCTTTGTACCGTTCTTTGGATTGTGAgtctaaatctaaaaaaaagcaattccGGATGATTGAAAGACAACGACATGCGGCAAGTTCAGCTCAAGGAAGTAATGAATGGCATCac gggACGGAACAAAATGACAATCATGAAAGTTTGGAACATAAACCAATGAGTAGTAAAAGTACATTAATGACCAACAATGATTATCAGGACGAAAATGATGAACACAACGGAAATATCGACGAAGATCGAATtcaatttaatgtttattcATCTGACAATGGACtgacaaatgaaaataaaaatgaaacttcAAAAGAtgaatcaacaaaaaaattcgaaaataaatCTTGTTCTACCGGTAGATTCGAGAATCTATCAGACGAGAATAATCATGGTAGTCTCGTTGATCAAATGGAATTTACCTTGGTTTCCAAAAAAACATCTAAAGGGGCAATCAAAAAGAAGATGATGAAAAACCAGCCGGAAGTTACTAATCAAAACAAACCAGGATCTCAGCGAAAAAGCAATCAAATTTCGAAGGAAGCAGCTGAAAGGTCTGTTAATAAACCCACCAATCAGAGGAACTCATCATTTAATAGAAATACCAATCCTGGTCCATTAAGTTCTTGTAATATAATCGGTGGACGGGGTATTATTCATGCTGGTCCTTCTAATCCTGGACGTTCCAATCCTGGTCCTCCAAGATCTCAAAATATAATAGGTGGACGGGGCATTGTTCATTCTTTACAGCGTCAACGACCAGGACCTAGAGATGATTAA